Proteins encoded by one window of Shewanella avicenniae:
- a CDS encoding chemotaxis protein, whose amino-acid sequence MQIQSAFYAGVQGLQSAQNGLTQATVDVARPTENEQSETATLQATEAAQSTDKTGALVSAMASQQQGEAAVNVIDRANETVGSIIDIEV is encoded by the coding sequence ATGCAAATTCAATCTGCGTTTTATGCTGGTGTGCAAGGACTGCAAAGTGCGCAAAACGGCTTAACTCAAGCCACTGTTGATGTCGCACGACCAACAGAAAATGAGCAGTCTGAAACTGCGACTCTGCAAGCTACCGAAGCCGCCCAATCCACGGATAAAACTGGTGCTTTAGTTTCTGCCATGGCGTCACAACAGCAAGGTGAAGCAGCGGTAAATGTGATTGACCGTGCGAATGAAACTGTCGGTAGTATCATCGATATAGAGGTTTAA
- a CDS encoding putative metalloprotease CJM1_0395 family protein yields the protein MSSIPTFTQPIQSIRGSSQTTANLSANQAPAVPHSPPSHNQSQNLSQNVSLNFSQTHDTAVVNSTGVSSPVALQANSKVSTPTSVNSAQSRSALVSMTKGFLGAAGLQVAASDTASSVVANITEPSSSLVVANVDAQDVVSVFGDTDNGSDSADVSGDNPTDETEADSTTKASVSGDSEYPEQQQEIAQLESRDAEVRAHEQAHAATGGIYAGQPNLTFESGPDGRRYAVDGEVQIDVSVVHGNPEATMRKMQQVYAAAMAPMEPSSADLRVAAEAMRKYNEAKAQAAELRIEKSTSAIKAAEGITDTEAKLVQNQADNVNNAWRKQRYPMGLALVMSKLNPSVTETNTDLENFTIPNAELENATAARMLQNEAYSTPS from the coding sequence GTGTCTTCAATCCCAACGTTTACTCAACCTATTCAATCAATTAGGGGGTCTTCACAAACCACTGCTAACTTATCGGCTAATCAAGCCCCCGCTGTTCCCCATTCGCCCCCAAGTCACAACCAAAGCCAGAATCTAAGTCAGAACGTAAGCCTGAACTTCAGCCAGACTCATGACACAGCGGTTGTTAATTCTACCGGCGTATCGTCCCCTGTCGCATTACAGGCTAACTCGAAAGTATCCACGCCAACTAGCGTAAACTCAGCGCAATCACGCAGTGCGCTTGTCAGTATGACCAAGGGTTTTTTAGGTGCTGCGGGTTTACAAGTTGCTGCGAGTGATACCGCTTCAAGTGTTGTCGCTAATATTACAGAACCTAGCAGTTCACTTGTTGTGGCAAATGTGGATGCTCAAGACGTTGTTTCGGTGTTTGGTGACACGGATAATGGGAGCGACAGCGCCGATGTGTCGGGTGACAACCCAACCGATGAGACAGAAGCTGATTCAACCACTAAAGCTTCGGTTAGCGGTGACAGTGAATATCCAGAACAGCAGCAAGAAATAGCGCAACTTGAAAGTCGTGATGCCGAAGTCAGAGCACATGAGCAGGCCCATGCTGCCACTGGTGGAATTTATGCCGGACAGCCTAACTTAACCTTTGAGAGTGGCCCCGATGGACGGCGTTACGCCGTCGATGGTGAAGTGCAGATTGATGTATCTGTCGTTCACGGTAACCCAGAAGCTACCATGCGTAAAATGCAGCAAGTGTATGCGGCGGCGATGGCGCCGATGGAGCCTTCCAGTGCTGATCTGCGGGTTGCCGCTGAAGCAATGCGCAAGTACAACGAAGCGAAAGCACAAGCGGCTGAGTTAAGAATCGAAAAATCGACCAGTGCCATAAAAGCCGCGGAAGGCATAACCGATACTGAAGCTAAATTAGTGCAGAATCAGGCTGACAACGTTAATAACGCTTGGCGTAAACAACGTTACCCGATGGGGTTAGCGTTAGTCATGTCAAAGCTTAATCCGTCAGTCACTGAAACTAATACTGATTTGGAAAATTTCACAATTCCTAACGCTGAACTAGAAAACGCGACGGCTGCACGTATGTTGCAGAACGAAGCCTATTCAACACCAAGTTAA
- a CDS encoding LysR family transcriptional regulator: MHRPKSTLEQWRILQAVVDFGGYAQAADHLSKSQSSLNHAVAKLQSQLGIQLLEVKGRKAYLTEQGEVLLRRSRHLTQTVNELEQLASNLEQGWEPSLIIARELVYPMELLTNALATFLPESRGTRITVVDTVINGTSELIVNNQVDLAICGVPPKGYIAEPLCDLEFHLVCHRDHPLAQMGELEDDRELAQHLQIVIKDTGVNPTQEIGWLKAEQRWTVSNFHEAKVILSKGIGFCWVPEHLIQDEIQSGQLVRLKMKGASTRRIVLTLVVPQRDNQGPASKLLESLILAQHTEATEPLLV, encoded by the coding sequence ATGCACAGACCTAAATCCACCCTTGAACAATGGCGTATTTTGCAAGCGGTCGTCGATTTTGGCGGCTATGCCCAAGCTGCAGACCATCTCAGTAAAAGCCAATCGTCACTTAACCATGCGGTTGCCAAGTTGCAATCACAACTGGGGATCCAGTTACTGGAAGTGAAAGGTCGAAAAGCCTATCTCACTGAGCAGGGTGAAGTCTTGCTGCGTCGTTCCCGCCATCTCACTCAAACAGTGAATGAATTGGAGCAATTGGCCAGCAATCTTGAGCAAGGTTGGGAGCCTTCGCTAATTATCGCGCGCGAGTTGGTATATCCGATGGAGTTGCTGACCAATGCCCTCGCCACCTTCTTGCCAGAAAGCCGTGGTACGCGCATTACTGTTGTCGATACCGTTATCAACGGCACCAGCGAACTCATCGTCAATAATCAGGTCGACTTGGCCATATGTGGTGTGCCACCCAAAGGCTATATTGCCGAGCCTTTGTGCGATCTTGAATTTCATCTGGTATGTCACCGCGATCACCCTTTGGCTCAGATGGGCGAGTTAGAAGACGATCGTGAACTAGCGCAACATCTGCAAATTGTGATTAAAGACACTGGCGTTAATCCCACACAAGAAATTGGTTGGCTCAAAGCTGAGCAGCGTTGGACGGTAAGTAACTTCCATGAAGCCAAAGTGATTCTGAGTAAAGGTATTGGATTTTGCTGGGTGCCAGAACACCTCATTCAAGATGAAATTCAATCGGGACAGCTGGTGCGCTTAAAAATGAAAGGAGCAAGTACGCGTCGCATCGTACTCACCCTCGTTGTACCACAACGTGATAACCAAGGGCCTGCGAGTAAATTGCTCGAATCGTTGATTTTGGCGCAGCACACTGAAGCGACAGAGCCGTTGCTAGTTTAA
- the cmoB gene encoding tRNA 5-methoxyuridine(34)/uridine 5-oxyacetic acid(34) synthase CmoB, which translates to MISFTRFYKDIAENQLQGWLEHLPTKLAAWQREHKHGALPKWEKVLAKLNYPAPDTIDFKTSVTIGSGEQLAEGPKEKLENLLQLLHPWRKGPFYVHGIHIDTEWRSDWKWDRVSPHISPLANRTVLDVGCGSGYHMWRMYGEGAKFVVGVDPSSLFLCQFEAIKRLAGEDHPVHLLPLGIEELPAYDAFDTVFSMGVLYHRKSPIEHLLQLRDQLRDGGELVLETLVVEGDETTVLVPNDRYGKMNNVWFIPSVAALELWLKKCEFKDVRCVNLDVTSLDEQRSTGWMRNESLVDFLDPNNPELTVEGHAAPRRATIIATK; encoded by the coding sequence GTGATTAGTTTTACCCGTTTTTATAAAGATATTGCCGAAAATCAATTGCAGGGTTGGTTAGAACATCTCCCGACAAAACTGGCAGCATGGCAACGCGAGCACAAGCATGGCGCCTTACCTAAATGGGAAAAGGTACTCGCCAAACTTAACTACCCCGCGCCCGATACAATCGACTTCAAAACGTCAGTCACTATCGGTAGTGGCGAACAGTTGGCCGAAGGCCCAAAAGAAAAATTAGAGAACTTATTACAGCTACTGCATCCATGGCGTAAAGGGCCGTTTTATGTTCATGGGATCCATATCGATACTGAGTGGCGTTCCGATTGGAAATGGGATCGGGTGTCTCCCCACATTTCACCGTTAGCAAATCGCACAGTGCTCGATGTGGGCTGTGGCAGCGGCTATCACATGTGGCGGATGTACGGTGAAGGGGCAAAATTTGTGGTGGGCGTTGATCCATCATCACTATTTTTGTGCCAGTTCGAAGCGATAAAGCGCCTAGCGGGTGAAGATCATCCGGTGCATCTATTACCGCTCGGTATTGAAGAACTACCGGCATACGATGCATTTGACACTGTGTTCTCAATGGGCGTGCTCTATCACCGTAAATCCCCTATCGAACACTTACTGCAATTGCGTGATCAACTGCGTGACGGCGGGGAACTGGTGTTAGAAACCTTAGTGGTCGAGGGCGATGAAACCACAGTGCTGGTACCCAATGATCGCTACGGCAAAATGAACAACGTATGGTTTATTCCATCGGTCGCAGCGCTTGAACTGTGGCTTAAAAAATGTGAATTCAAAGACGTGCGTTGTGTTAACTTGGACGTAACGTCGCTGGATGAACAACGTTCAACTGGCTGGATGCGCAATGAATCTTTGGTGGATTTTCTTGATCCTAATAACCCTGAATTGACCGTTGAGGGACATGCCGCACCGCGCCGAGCAACCATTATTGCCACAAAATAG
- the cmoA gene encoding carboxy-S-adenosyl-L-methionine synthase CmoA has translation MHSSQDNIYATALDKVADFVFDDRVAGVFSDMIKRSVPGYAQIVAGIGDFAGQFAEPNTRLYDLGCSLGASTLSMRRHIAERGCSITAVDNSAAMIERCREHLNAYVSDTPVELVCADIRDIDIENASFVVLNFTLQFLPPEDRDALLKKIYQGLRPGGALILSEKLRFSDDVIQQVIDKQHLDFKRANGYSELEISQKRSAIENVMKTDTLEIHQQRFANAGFRHHSVWFQCFNFASMVAVK, from the coding sequence ATGCATTCTTCCCAAGACAATATTTACGCGACTGCTTTAGACAAAGTCGCTGACTTCGTATTCGATGATCGCGTCGCTGGTGTATTCAGCGACATGATTAAGCGTTCTGTGCCTGGCTACGCGCAAATCGTTGCCGGTATTGGTGATTTTGCCGGTCAATTTGCCGAGCCGAACACACGCCTTTATGACTTAGGCTGTTCGTTGGGTGCTTCAACCCTGAGCATGCGCCGCCATATTGCTGAGCGCGGTTGTAGTATCACGGCTGTGGATAATTCTGCAGCCATGATTGAACGTTGTCGTGAACATCTGAATGCTTACGTGAGCGATACGCCAGTGGAATTGGTCTGTGCCGACATTCGCGATATCGACATTGAAAATGCCTCATTTGTGGTGCTTAACTTCACCCTACAGTTTTTGCCGCCTGAAGATCGTGACGCGCTGCTGAAAAAGATCTATCAAGGGTTGCGCCCCGGTGGGGCATTAATATTGTCAGAGAAGTTGCGTTTCAGCGACGATGTGATTCAGCAAGTTATTGATAAACAGCACCTCGATTTCAAACGTGCTAATGGCTACAGCGAACTGGAAATCAGCCAAAAACGCAGTGCAATTGAAAACGTGATGAAAACAGACACGCTCGAAATACATCAACAACGCTTCGCAAATGCCGGATTCCGCCATCACAGTGTGTGGTTCCAATGTTTTAATTTTGCCTCAATGGTGGCGGTCAAGTGA
- the aspS gene encoding aspartate--tRNA ligase, whose product MRSHYCGDVNKSHVGQEVTLVGWVNRSRDLGGVVFLDLRDREGLIQVVYDPDLPEVFDVASSLRSEFCVQVKGLVRARPDSQVNPNMRTGEIEVLGTALTIINASEPLPLSMDNFQNNSEEQRLKYRYLDLRRPEMTQRLIFRAKVTSAVRRYLDSNGFLDIETPILTKATPEGARDYLVPSRTYKGHFFALPQSPQLFKQLLMMSGFDRYYQIVKCFRDEDLRADRQPEFTQIDIETSFMTSEQVMAKTEEMVRGLFLELLNVDLGEFPKMTWDEAMRRFGSDKPDLRNPLELVDVADLVKDVEFAVFQGPANDAEGRVAAIKVPNGASLSRKQIDEYTKYVGIYGAKGLAWMKINDINAGLDGIQSPVLKFLNEEIVSNILARVEAQSGDIILFGADKANVVAEAMGALRLKLGQDFDLLQGEWRPLWVVDFPMFEKADGRWYAVHHPFTAPSTVTAEELAANPGTAVSDAYDMVLNGVELGGGSVRIHRQDMQATVFKILGISDEEAQEKFGFLLEALRYGTPPHAGLAFGLDRMVMLMTGATSIRDVMAFPKTTTAACPLTDAPSLANPQQLIELGIDVTKAEKAAEKSE is encoded by the coding sequence ATGCGCAGCCATTATTGTGGGGACGTTAACAAGTCTCACGTTGGACAAGAAGTAACTTTAGTAGGTTGGGTTAACCGTAGCCGTGACTTGGGCGGCGTGGTGTTTTTGGATTTACGTGACCGCGAAGGTCTGATCCAAGTTGTGTATGATCCTGACTTGCCAGAAGTCTTCGACGTTGCCAGCTCACTGCGTAGCGAATTCTGTGTACAGGTAAAAGGCTTAGTACGCGCTCGCCCAGATAGCCAAGTTAATCCAAACATGCGCACTGGCGAAATCGAAGTGTTAGGTACTGCTCTGACGATTATCAACGCCTCTGAGCCACTGCCGCTGAGCATGGATAACTTCCAAAACAACAGTGAAGAGCAACGTCTGAAATATCGTTATCTCGATCTTCGTCGCCCAGAAATGACACAGCGTTTGATTTTCCGCGCTAAAGTGACCAGCGCTGTACGTCGTTATCTGGATAGCAACGGCTTCTTGGATATCGAAACCCCTATTCTAACCAAGGCAACACCAGAAGGTGCGCGTGACTATTTGGTACCTAGCCGTACTTATAAAGGTCACTTCTTCGCCTTGCCACAATCGCCACAGCTGTTCAAACAGTTGCTGATGATGTCAGGTTTTGACCGTTACTATCAGATCGTAAAATGTTTCCGTGACGAAGACTTACGTGCTGACCGTCAACCTGAATTTACTCAGATCGATATCGAAACCTCGTTCATGACCTCAGAGCAGGTGATGGCGAAGACCGAAGAGATGGTACGTGGCCTGTTCCTTGAACTGTTGAATGTCGATTTAGGCGAATTCCCGAAAATGACCTGGGACGAAGCGATGCGTCGTTTCGGCTCAGATAAGCCAGATCTGCGTAACCCGCTTGAGCTGGTCGATGTTGCTGACTTAGTCAAAGACGTCGAGTTTGCGGTATTCCAAGGCCCAGCCAATGATGCCGAAGGTCGTGTTGCTGCTATCAAAGTGCCAAATGGCGCTAGCTTGTCTCGTAAGCAAATCGACGAATACACCAAGTATGTTGGCATCTATGGTGCCAAAGGCTTGGCGTGGATGAAGATTAATGACATCAATGCAGGTTTAGACGGTATTCAGTCACCTGTGCTGAAGTTCTTGAATGAAGAGATCGTTAGCAATATTCTGGCCCGCGTTGAAGCGCAGTCAGGCGACATTATTCTGTTTGGTGCTGACAAAGCCAACGTTGTGGCTGAAGCTATGGGCGCATTGCGCTTGAAGTTGGGTCAAGATTTCGACTTGCTGCAGGGCGAATGGAGACCACTTTGGGTGGTTGACTTCCCAATGTTTGAGAAAGCGGACGGCCGCTGGTATGCCGTTCACCACCCATTTACCGCGCCAAGTACTGTGACTGCAGAAGAGTTAGCTGCTAACCCAGGTACTGCCGTGTCAGACGCTTATGACATGGTATTAAACGGTGTTGAGCTGGGCGGTGGTTCAGTGCGTATCCATAGACAGGATATGCAAGCGACTGTATTTAAAATCTTGGGCATTTCTGATGAAGAAGCTCAAGAGAAGTTTGGCTTCCTATTGGAAGCGTTGCGTTATGGCACACCTCCACATGCAGGTTTGGCCTTCGGGTTAGACCGTATGGTGATGTTGATGACTGGCGCGACATCAATCCGTGATGTAATGGCATTCCCTAAAACAACCACTGCTGCGTGTCCATTGACCGATGCGCCAAGCTTGGCAAATCCACAGCAGCTGATTGAATTGGGTATCGATGTCACTAAAGCAGAAAAAGCTGCTGAAAAATCAGAATAA
- a CDS encoding YebC/PmpR family DNA-binding transcriptional regulator produces the protein MAGHSKWANIKHRKAAQDAKRGKLFTKFIRELTVSAREGGSDPDSNPRLRAAIDKALSNNMTRDTVDRAIKRGAGELDGQNLETITYEGYGPGGTAVLVECMTDNRNRTVTGVRNAFNKSGGNLGTDGSVAYLFTKQGIISYEAGINEDAIMEVALESGADDVQVNDDGSIDVYTEPAAFGAVKDALDAAGFESVNAEVTMVPSTKADLDEETAAKFLRLIDTLEDHDDVQEVYHNAEISDEVMDKLG, from the coding sequence ATGGCAGGTCATAGTAAGTGGGCCAACATCAAACACCGTAAAGCTGCGCAAGACGCTAAGCGCGGTAAACTGTTCACCAAATTCATTCGCGAACTGACAGTGTCAGCCCGTGAAGGTGGTTCAGATCCAGATTCAAACCCACGTCTACGCGCTGCCATCGATAAAGCGCTGTCTAACAACATGACCCGTGACACCGTTGATCGCGCAATCAAGCGTGGCGCAGGTGAATTAGATGGGCAAAACTTGGAAACCATTACCTACGAAGGTTATGGTCCAGGCGGTACAGCGGTGCTAGTTGAATGTATGACGGATAACCGTAATCGCACCGTGACAGGTGTGCGTAACGCATTCAATAAATCAGGTGGTAACTTAGGAACTGATGGTTCGGTGGCTTACCTGTTTACCAAGCAAGGTATTATCAGCTACGAAGCGGGCATTAATGAAGATGCCATCATGGAAGTTGCCCTTGAAAGCGGTGCTGATGACGTGCAAGTAAATGATGATGGTTCTATCGATGTTTACACCGAACCAGCAGCGTTTGGTGCGGTAAAAGACGCATTGGACGCAGCCGGATTTGAATCAGTTAACGCTGAAGTCACCATGGTGCCGTCAACCAAAGCGGATCTCGATGAAGAAACTGCAGCGAAATTCCTGCGTTTAATTGATACGTTGGAAGACCACGACGACGTGCAAGAAGTGTATCACAACGCTGAAATCTCTGATGAAGTGATGGACAAGCTGGGCTAA
- the ruvC gene encoding crossover junction endodeoxyribonuclease RuvC yields MPIILGIDPGSRITGYGVIQCQGRHQIYLGSGCIRTASDDLPQRLQQIFMGISEIIRQYQPEQMAIEKVFLAKNADSALKLGQARGAAIVAATNAGLPVSEYTATQIKSAVVGTGRAQKTQVQHMITQILKLPGKPQADAADALSVAVCHYHTCQSLVAMGGQASSRTYGRYR; encoded by the coding sequence ATGCCCATCATTTTAGGGATTGACCCTGGCTCGCGGATCACTGGTTATGGTGTGATTCAGTGTCAGGGTCGCCACCAAATTTATCTCGGCAGCGGTTGTATTCGCACCGCTTCCGATGACTTACCGCAACGTCTGCAGCAAATCTTCATGGGTATTAGTGAAATCATTCGCCAATATCAACCCGAGCAGATGGCCATTGAAAAAGTCTTTCTTGCCAAAAACGCCGATTCTGCTTTAAAGCTAGGACAAGCCCGTGGTGCTGCCATTGTCGCAGCGACCAACGCTGGCTTACCGGTATCGGAATACACTGCAACACAAATTAAAAGTGCGGTTGTTGGTACTGGTCGGGCGCAAAAGACCCAAGTGCAGCACATGATTACCCAAATCTTAAAGTTGCCCGGCAAACCGCAAGCTGATGCCGCAGATGCACTGAGTGTGGCAGTATGTCATTATCATACCTGTCAAAGCTTGGTAGCAATGGGCGGTCAAGCCAGTAGCAGAACTTACGGAAGATATCGATGA
- the ruvA gene encoding Holliday junction branch migration protein RuvA: protein MIGRLQGLIVEKQAPDVLIDVHGVGYELQMPLTSFYELPELNQAATIYTHFVVREDAQLLYGFITKQERSLFRLLIKANGVGPKLALTILSGLTASEFVGCVERDDIATLVKLPGVGKKTAERLLVEMRDKLKSLMEASSGNEREFVLKSNFTPAPVENTAEEDAIAALLSLGYKPAQASKAVSSAFVEGMDSETLIKAALKSML, encoded by the coding sequence ATGATTGGTCGTTTACAAGGCTTGATTGTTGAAAAACAAGCGCCAGATGTATTAATTGATGTGCACGGTGTTGGCTACGAATTACAGATGCCGCTCACCAGCTTTTATGAGTTGCCTGAGCTGAATCAAGCGGCAACCATCTACACCCATTTTGTGGTGCGTGAAGATGCACAATTGCTTTATGGCTTTATCACGAAGCAAGAGCGCTCGTTGTTTCGCTTGTTGATCAAAGCCAACGGTGTTGGTCCCAAGTTAGCGTTGACGATTTTATCGGGCTTGACCGCCAGTGAGTTTGTCGGCTGTGTTGAACGTGATGATATTGCCACGCTGGTTAAATTGCCTGGCGTTGGTAAGAAAACTGCCGAACGCTTGTTGGTTGAGATGCGTGACAAATTGAAGAGCTTGATGGAAGCCTCAAGCGGCAATGAGCGCGAATTTGTGCTGAAATCCAACTTCACCCCAGCGCCAGTTGAGAACACTGCAGAGGAAGATGCCATCGCAGCCTTATTGTCGCTCGGCTATAAACCTGCCCAAGCCAGTAAAGCTGTGTCGAGTGCCTTTGTTGAAGGCATGGATTCAGAAACATTGATTAAAGCCGCGCTAAAATCGATGCTATAG
- the ruvB gene encoding Holliday junction branch migration DNA helicase RuvB gives MIEADRLIQPHSNPQDELIDRAMRPKLLDEYTGQNEAREQLKVFIQAAKNRNEALDHMLIYGPPGLGKTTLAMIVANEMGVNIKSTSGPVLEKAGDLAALLTNLEAGDVLFIDEIHRLSPVVEEILYPAMEDYQLDIMIGEGPAARSIKLDIPPFTLVGATTRAGALTSPLRARFGIPLRLEFYNVDDLSTIVARSAAMLELPLDELGAREIARRSRGTPRIANRLLRRVRDYAEVKHDGRVTQHVAQQALDMLDVDGEGFDYMDRKLLLAIIDKFMGGPVGLDNLAAAIGEERETIEDVLEPFLIQQGFIQRTPRGRIATDRAYRHFEMVKPE, from the coding sequence ATGATAGAAGCAGATCGTCTCATTCAGCCGCACAGTAATCCTCAAGATGAATTGATTGACCGCGCGATGCGGCCAAAATTGCTTGATGAATACACGGGCCAAAATGAAGCGCGCGAGCAATTAAAAGTTTTTATTCAAGCCGCCAAAAATCGAAACGAAGCGTTAGACCACATGTTGATCTACGGTCCGCCTGGATTGGGTAAAACTACCTTGGCGATGATTGTGGCCAATGAAATGGGGGTGAATATTAAATCCACCTCTGGTCCGGTACTTGAGAAAGCAGGGGACTTGGCCGCCTTGTTAACTAACCTTGAAGCCGGTGATGTGCTGTTTATTGATGAGATCCATCGCCTGAGTCCGGTAGTTGAAGAGATCCTCTATCCGGCAATGGAAGACTACCAGCTCGATATCATGATTGGTGAAGGCCCTGCGGCGCGTTCAATCAAATTGGATATTCCGCCGTTCACTCTCGTAGGGGCTACCACGCGCGCCGGAGCGTTAACCTCGCCATTACGCGCGCGTTTTGGTATTCCGCTGCGGCTAGAATTTTATAATGTCGATGATTTGAGCACTATTGTGGCGCGCTCTGCGGCTATGCTCGAGTTGCCGCTTGACGAGTTGGGCGCCCGTGAAATTGCGCGACGTTCGCGGGGTACGCCGCGTATAGCTAATCGTTTATTACGCCGAGTGCGTGACTATGCCGAAGTGAAGCACGATGGACGTGTAACTCAACACGTCGCACAACAAGCTTTAGACATGCTCGATGTCGATGGTGAGGGCTTCGATTACATGGACCGCAAACTTCTGTTGGCGATTATTGATAAGTTTATGGGCGGCCCAGTCGGTTTAGATAATTTAGCGGCGGCGATTGGTGAAGAGCGGGAAACAATCGAGGACGTGTTAGAGCCGTTTTTGATTCAACAAGGCTTTATCCAACGCACACCGCGAGGCCGAATTGCCACCGATAGAGCCTATCGTCATTTTGAGATGGTCAAACCAGAATGA
- a CDS encoding uracil-xanthine permease family protein, with protein sequence MKNLTLPLQGAQMLFVAFGALVLVPLLTGLNASVALFTAGIGTLIFQVCTKREVPVFLASSFAFIAPITFGVQHWGIASTMGGLIAAGCVYLVLATVIKLRGSDFIKKLLPPVVVGPVIIIIGLGLAPTAVNMALGKSGDGSIVIVEQQAAIWISIISLVTTIAVAIFAKGLLKLMPIVSGILVGYILSLFMGIVSFDKITEAAWFAIPDFVAPEFNWYAIAYMIPVAIAPAVEHIGDIVAISNVTGKDFFKKPGLHRTLAGDGLATIAATAFGGPPNTTYSEVTGAVTLTKNFNPVVMTWAAVCAIVLAFVGKLGAALQTIPVPVMGGIMCLLFGSIAAVGLNSMIKAQVDLNEPRNLAIVGVTLVFGIGGMAFGIGEFSLSGISLCGIVAILMNLILPHGHHKPSH encoded by the coding sequence ATGAAAAACCTAACCCTTCCACTGCAAGGCGCACAGATGTTATTCGTCGCCTTCGGCGCGTTGGTATTGGTACCGTTACTGACGGGACTAAACGCCAGTGTCGCCCTATTTACCGCAGGTATTGGTACCTTGATCTTTCAAGTCTGTACCAAACGTGAAGTACCTGTATTTTTGGCATCATCATTCGCCTTTATTGCACCGATCACTTTTGGTGTTCAACATTGGGGTATTGCATCAACGATGGGCGGTTTGATCGCTGCCGGCTGTGTGTATCTAGTGCTGGCGACTGTAATTAAACTACGCGGTTCCGATTTTATTAAGAAGCTGCTACCACCGGTCGTCGTGGGGCCAGTGATTATTATCATCGGTCTTGGTCTTGCACCTACGGCAGTCAATATGGCTCTAGGGAAAAGCGGTGACGGTTCAATCGTAATCGTTGAACAACAAGCCGCTATTTGGATATCGATCATTTCACTGGTGACAACCATTGCGGTCGCCATCTTTGCCAAAGGTTTACTGAAATTGATGCCTATCGTTTCAGGTATCCTTGTGGGTTACATCCTGAGTCTATTTATGGGCATCGTCAGCTTCGATAAAATCACCGAAGCGGCTTGGTTCGCGATTCCAGATTTCGTTGCGCCAGAGTTTAACTGGTACGCAATTGCCTACATGATCCCCGTAGCTATCGCTCCTGCCGTTGAGCATATTGGCGATATCGTGGCAATTTCAAACGTGACGGGTAAAGACTTCTTTAAAAAGCCTGGCCTACACCGCACCTTAGCGGGTGACGGTTTAGCCACTATCGCGGCAACCGCCTTTGGTGGACCACCAAACACTACTTACTCTGAAGTAACCGGTGCAGTAACTCTGACCAAAAACTTCAACCCAGTAGTGATGACTTGGGCTGCGGTATGCGCCATTGTGTTGGCCTTCGTGGGCAAGTTGGGTGCGGCACTGCAAACCATTCCTGTGCCAGTGATGGGCGGCATCATGTGTCTATTGTTCGGTTCAATTGCCGCTGTCGGCTTGAACTCAATGATTAAGGCACAAGTTGATCTGAACGAACCACGTAATCTGGCAATTGTGGGGGTTACCTTGGTATTCGGTATCGGCGGTATGGCATTTGGTATCGGTGAGTTTAGTCTGTCAGGTATCAGCTTGTGCGGTATTGTGGCGATCCTGATGAACCTGATCCTGCCACACGGTCATCACAAACCATCGCATTAA